The Rhododendron vialii isolate Sample 1 chromosome 6a, ASM3025357v1 genome includes a window with the following:
- the LOC131329939 gene encoding protein MAIN-LIKE 2-like: MDLYATNPGPIDDSVLYDQDKHVSSAVWEGQERGALRCHEHTSKLDQWTLTSKQVELVKKAGFGYLRLIPAISLDNPLISALVERWRRETNTFHFTVGEMAVTLEDVAYLIGLPIDGEPVIGVTYTTCEAVCLKFLGKAPDSGYTSGGMVKLSWLKETFLRCPEDASTEDIERHTRAYLLYLIGSTIFSTTTGNKVPVMYLPLFENFDQAGKYAWGAAALSFLYRALGNASLKAQSTISGCLTLLQCWSYYHLNVGRPKLNHDPMHECFPFVLRWKGKQSGPTSNRDVAFYRKALDTLKPSDVEWCPYTDINQNVIPEEIKRNLNLGRSKTMLICFDKAERHLPDRCLRQYGMHQPIPEDVLRWERKSRGVDGGIDLSGKMESELSEWSDRRLHIVEGDEDVDDSEYMQWYLGITRKLVGRPIPISSEFQRMNAALRDIAHLADTLPTHGMDEQQIYSVTRIRYIVHECLRDQVGSSTIMVNSENELVKRVRGKQRVRRKGAGKRKRKDDSEQCNVAEEDAQSQLCVTAVVLDAVAVDQSGLCNVGDEVENSQLRIPATDGDDERLCDDPASVVDDSQLCQMASEVDDSHFRHSADEVDPIKKCNSQPSHAAIELVPQPSLETSNGVAQQSDCSVLV, from the exons ATGGATCTTTATGCAACCAATCCTGGACCAATTGATGATTCGGTGCTGTATGATCAAGATAAGCATGTTTCATCTGCAGTCTGGGAGGGGCAG GAGCGCGGTGCACTAAGATGCCATGAACACACCTCAAAGCTAGATCAGTGGACCCTCACTTCCAAACAAGTTGAGTTGGTGAAAAAGGCCGGGTTTGGCTACTTGAGGTTAATACCAGCAATTAGTCTGGATAACCCTCTCATATCTGCGCTTGTTGAGAGGTGGAGAAGGGAAACTAATACTTTCCATTTCACTGTTGGGGAAATGGCAGTAACACTTGAAGATGTCGCATACTTGATTGGACTACCAATCGACGGTGAACCTGTGATAGGTGTAACATATACCACCTGTGAAGCGGTATGCCTGAAGTTTTTAGGGAAAGCACCGGACTCTGGGTACACGAGTGGTGGGATGGTGAAGCTCAGTTGGTTGAAAGAGACCTTTTTGCGTTGTCCTGAGGATGCATCAACTGAAGATATTGAGCGCCACACACGTGCATACCTTCTTTATCTTATTGGTAGCACAATATTTTCCACTACCACAGGGAACAAAGTCCCAGTAATGTACCTCCCATTGTTTGAGAATTTTGACCAAGCTGGGAAGTATGCCTGGGGTGCAGCTGCACTGTCATTCTTGTATAGAGCACTTGGCAATGCCTCTCTTAAAGCTCAGAGCACCATTAGCGGTTGTCTAACTTTGCTACAG TGTTGGAGTTACTATCACCTGAATGTTGGTCGACCAAAGCTTAATCATGATCCTATGCATGAATGTTTTCCGTTTGTACTTAGATGGAAAGGTAAACAGTCTGGTCCAACATCAAACCGCGATGTCGCCTTTTACCGTAAAGCATTGGACACCTTAAAGCCATCTGAT GTTGAATGGTGTCCTTACACAGATATTAATCAGAATGTTATACCAGAAGAAATTAAACGGAATCTAAACCTTGGGAGGTCAAAGACTATGTTGATTTGTTTTGACAAAGCAGAAAGACACCTCCCTGATCGTTGCCTTAGGCAATACGGAATGCACCAACCGATACCGGAAGACGTGCTCCGTTGGGAGAGGAAGAGCCGTGGAGTTGATGGGGGGATAGACTTGTCAGGAAAAATGGAATCAGAGCTTAGTGAATGGTCCGATCGCCGCCTTCATATTGTGGAGGGTGATGAAGATGTTGATGATAGTGAATACATGCAGTGGTACTTGGGAATTACTAGGAAGTTGGTGGGAAGGCCTATACCTATCTCGTCTGAGTTTCAAAGAATG AATGCCGCATTGAGGGACATTGCTCATTTAGCAGATACGCTTCCTACGCATGGGATGGATGAGCAACAGATATATTCAGTCACAAGGATCAGGTATATTGTGCATGAATGTCTGAGGGACCAGGTTGGAAGTTCCACAATAATGGTCAACTCAGAAAATGAACTTGTGAAAAGGGTAAGGGGAAAGCAAAGGGTAAGAAGGAAAGGTGCGGGAAAACGTAAGCGGAAGGATGATTCAGAGCAATGTAATGTGGCTGAAGAGGATGCTCAGTCCCAGTTATGTGTCACAGCCGTTGTACTTGATGCTGTTGCAGTTGACCAATCGGGGCTTTGTAATGTGGGTGATGAAGTTGAGAATTCACAGCTACGCATTCCAGCCACCGATGGTGATGATGAACGACTATGTGATGATCCTGCTAGCGTGGTCGATGACTCTCAGCTTTGTCAAATGGCCAGTGAGGTTGATGACTCTCACTTTCGGCATTCAGCTGATGAAGTTGATCCCATCAAAAAGTGTAATTCACAACCGTCTCATGCAGCTATTGAGTTGGTTCCACAGCCTTCTCTTGAAACTAGCAATGGAGTTGCTCAGCAGAGTGATTGCAGTGTTCTAGTTTAG